A genome region from Apus apus isolate bApuApu2 chromosome 2, bApuApu2.pri.cur, whole genome shotgun sequence includes the following:
- the PTP4A3 gene encoding protein tyrosine phosphatase type IVA 3 yields the protein MARMNRPAPVEVCYKNMRFLITHNPTNATLNTFLEDLKKYGATTVVRVCEVTYDKTPLEKDGITVMDWPFDDGAPPPSKIVEDWLNLLKTKFCEDPGCCVAVHCVAGLGRAPVLVALALIESGMKYEDAIQFIRQKRRGAINSKQLTYLEKYRPKQRLRFKDPHNHKNKCCIM from the exons ATGGCCCGGATGAACCGCCCTGCGCCGGTAGAGGTCTGCTACAAGAACATGAGGTTCCTGATCACCCACAACCCCACCAATGCCACGCTCAACACCTTCTTGGAG gaCCTGAAGAAGTACGGTGCCACCACGGTGGTGCGAGTGTGCGAGGTGACCTACGACAAGACCCCCCTGGAGAAGGACGGGATCACCGTCATG GACTGGCCGTTCGACGATGGGGCACCTCCTCCCAGCAAGATAGTGGAAGATTGGCTCAACTTGCTGAAGACCAAGTTCTGCGAAGACCCCGGCTGCTGCGTGGCCGTGCACTGCGTGGCCGGCCTGGGGCG TGCTCCTGTCCTTGTTGCCCTGGCCTTGATCGAGAGCGGGATGAAGTATGAAGATGCCATCCAGTTCATCCGACA GAAGCGCAGAGGAGCCATCAACAGCAAGCAGCTGACGTACTTGGAAAAATACCGACCAAAGCAGAGACTCCGATTTAAGGACCCTCATAACCACAAGAACAAATGCTGCATCATGTAA